Proteins from a single region of Halorubrum sp. 2020YC2:
- a CDS encoding ABC transporter permease, with translation MSRWEYFVKRLLLTVPVLFLVLSFLFVMLRLGPIDPVAARLGPQATGGDRQAIRERLGLDDPLWEQYVDFITSFLTFDLGQSWVVQAGRPITEIVLNAAPATLWLGFWAILLPLFIGIPLGFYAGLNPNSLGDYTASLGGILWQALPNFWLSVIALATLRQTRNGGGPFGFDWYSLGPDFLTRNLSITGTPNLTWFSTTDILFFPVPYISDWTALAIDIKLILPPALILGSASMAAELRIGRTAMLETVNANFVETARAKGLSERVIVWKHIFRNALIPLLPVITSEAFLLIGGSVIVEQIFNINGLGRIFFQSLTSGDIPMAGALLFIFTLIILFLNILQDFLYTIIDPRVGYDQ, from the coding sequence ATGAGTCGCTGGGAGTACTTCGTCAAACGACTGCTGCTCACGGTCCCTGTGCTGTTTCTGGTGTTGAGCTTCCTGTTCGTCATGCTCCGGCTGGGACCGATCGACCCGGTCGCGGCCCGGCTCGGCCCACAGGCGACCGGCGGCGACAGACAGGCGATCCGCGAGCGCCTGGGTCTCGACGACCCGCTCTGGGAGCAGTACGTGGACTTCATCACTAGCTTCCTGACGTTCGATCTCGGCCAGTCGTGGGTCGTCCAGGCCGGCCGTCCGATAACCGAGATCGTGCTCAACGCGGCCCCGGCGACCCTCTGGCTCGGGTTCTGGGCGATCCTGTTGCCGCTCTTCATCGGGATCCCACTCGGCTTCTACGCCGGGCTCAACCCGAACTCGCTGGGCGACTACACCGCCTCGCTCGGCGGGATCCTCTGGCAGGCGCTCCCGAACTTCTGGCTGTCCGTCATCGCGCTGGCGACGCTCCGCCAGACCCGAAACGGGGGCGGTCCGTTCGGGTTCGACTGGTACTCGCTCGGTCCCGACTTCCTGACGCGGAACCTCAGCATCACCGGGACACCGAATCTCACGTGGTTCTCGACGACCGACATACTGTTTTTCCCGGTGCCGTACATCTCCGACTGGACGGCGCTCGCGATCGACATCAAGCTAATCTTACCCCCCGCGCTCATCCTCGGGTCGGCGTCGATGGCCGCAGAGCTCCGGATCGGTCGGACGGCGATGCTCGAGACGGTCAACGCGAACTTCGTCGAGACGGCGCGTGCGAAGGGGTTGAGCGAACGCGTGATCGTCTGGAAACACATCTTCCGGAACGCCCTGATTCCGCTCCTCCCGGTCATCACGAGCGAGGCGTTCCTCCTCATCGGCGGCTCCGTGATCGTCGAGCAGATCTTCAACATCAACGGACTCGGTCGGATCTTCTTCCAGTCGCTGACGAGCGGCGACATCCCGATGGCGGGGGCGCTGCTTTTCATCTTCACTCTGATCATCCTGTTTTTGAACATCCTTCAGGACTTCCTGTACACGATTATTGACCCGCGTGTGGGGTACGACCAATGA
- a CDS encoding ABC transporter permease, with product MSTTQIDDGLDDPDRENRPFSDRLRRNPRPALVWFGVFGLLLLLEIGRVFAGVSTLFGVVGFVVNVVAMTPASIGGNVSGTLGPIAGGVVTALVAVALAFALVVPFSEYVPDRAVDVLGLDLTRRGHRWAKRAELTFALVAVGALIAYTPVGGAFSAFVAAVTGGVETLSTTLPSLTSRELIPNTGHRLPGGGWDDTFLGLSPAVAWAIRTGLVFAYALTVLAWLWRGFETYRTHYRSADWTPTDDTIRRFRNNYWGLFGFAIVFLFVVLALWAPAVSPVEAEHNIYEPNANTFEYLSEDGEVTEVNHVFANLESRSDGQTTVGPLSYDDYGRWAPLGTTNRGQDMMTHLSYGARTSLTIGATAIGIGALIAVVLSLLSAYYKGITDIASVVASDTIQAIPALLLVMLVSVIFQDANHPIAQPLDGGLLLALIFAFAYWPGMWRAIRGPSLQVSEQEWVDAAKSYGQTPLRTMRKHMAPYIAGYILIYASLLIGGVIISTAALTFLGLGINPPTPEWGRLINGGQSYVATSSWHVATVPGIAIVLVVVAFNALGDALRDAIDPEADVDESEAATTGGGA from the coding sequence ATGAGCACGACACAGATCGACGACGGCCTCGACGACCCGGACCGCGAGAACAGACCGTTCAGCGATCGGCTCCGTCGGAATCCGCGGCCGGCGCTGGTGTGGTTCGGCGTTTTCGGACTGTTGCTCTTGCTCGAGATCGGCCGCGTGTTCGCCGGCGTGAGCACGCTGTTCGGCGTCGTCGGCTTCGTCGTCAACGTGGTGGCGATGACCCCCGCATCGATCGGCGGCAACGTCTCCGGAACGCTGGGCCCGATCGCCGGCGGGGTCGTGACGGCGCTCGTCGCGGTCGCGCTCGCCTTCGCGCTCGTGGTCCCGTTCTCCGAGTACGTGCCGGACAGGGCGGTCGACGTCCTCGGACTGGACCTGACGCGCCGCGGCCACCGCTGGGCGAAGCGGGCGGAGCTGACGTTCGCGCTCGTCGCGGTCGGCGCGCTGATCGCGTACACCCCGGTCGGCGGTGCGTTCTCAGCGTTCGTCGCTGCGGTCACCGGCGGCGTCGAGACGCTCTCGACGACCCTGCCGTCTCTCACGAGCCGTGAGCTGATCCCGAACACGGGTCATCGCCTCCCCGGCGGCGGCTGGGACGACACGTTCCTCGGTCTCTCGCCCGCGGTCGCGTGGGCGATTCGCACCGGTCTCGTCTTCGCGTACGCGCTGACGGTCCTCGCGTGGCTGTGGCGCGGCTTCGAGACGTACCGAACTCACTACCGCAGCGCGGACTGGACGCCGACGGACGACACGATCCGGCGCTTCCGGAACAACTACTGGGGGCTGTTCGGGTTCGCCATCGTGTTCCTCTTCGTCGTGCTGGCGCTGTGGGCGCCCGCGGTCAGCCCGGTCGAGGCGGAGCACAACATCTACGAGCCGAACGCGAACACCTTCGAGTACCTGAGCGAAGACGGCGAGGTGACGGAGGTTAACCACGTGTTCGCGAACCTCGAAAGCCGCTCGGACGGGCAGACCACCGTCGGTCCGCTGAGCTACGACGACTACGGGAGGTGGGCGCCGCTCGGCACCACCAACCGGGGGCAAGACATGATGACACACCTCTCGTACGGGGCCCGAACGTCGCTGACAATCGGGGCCACGGCGATCGGCATCGGCGCGCTGATCGCGGTCGTGCTCTCCCTCCTCTCCGCGTATTACAAGGGGATCACCGACATCGCGTCGGTCGTGGCGAGCGACACCATACAGGCGATCCCGGCGCTGCTCTTAGTCATGCTCGTCTCGGTCATCTTCCAAGACGCCAATCACCCGATCGCACAGCCGCTAGACGGCGGACTACTGCTGGCGTTGATCTTCGCGTTCGCGTACTGGCCCGGCATGTGGCGCGCGATCCGCGGCCCGTCGCTTCAGGTCTCGGAACAGGAGTGGGTCGACGCCGCCAAGAGCTACGGACAGACGCCCCTGCGGACGATGCGGAAGCACATGGCTCCGTACATCGCCGGCTACATCCTGATCTACGCGTCGCTGCTCATCGGCGGGGTGATCATCTCGACGGCCGCCCTGACGTTCCTCGGGCTGGGGATCAACCCGCCGACGCCGGAGTGGGGACGCCTCATCAACGGCGGGCAGTCGTACGTCGCGACCTCCTCGTGGCACGTCGCCACCGTGCCCGGGATCGCGATCGTCCTCGTCGTCGTCGCGTTCAACGCCCTCGGTGACGCCCTCCGTGACGCGATCGATCCGGAGGCCGACGTCGACGAGAGCGAGGCGGCGACCACCGGAGGTGGTGCCTGA
- a CDS encoding oligopeptide/dipeptide ABC transporter ATP-binding protein, with protein sequence MPTDERSGPTGTSGSTAAGAEGDGDPLIDVRNLQTTFFTDKETIRAVDEISFTINPGETVGIVGESGSGKSVTARSLMGLIESPGRVLEGSSVRYRDVATVREFAGEYPGRTVAVDDLAARYDPDAVFDRTDATPREFGYAAPEDVPLVDVLAAGYGDEVGLTDGDDCVFVLEGDPDDPSAIRRGFVELTRVSGEVQRKMRGGRISMVFQDPLTSLNPVYTVGNQIKEALRLHQGITGQEATQEAADLLEAVGIPDARRRVNEYPHQFSGGMRQRAVIAMALACEPDMLICDEPTTALDVTIQAQILDLIADIQETRDVAVMFITHDMGVIADVSDRVNVMYAGEIVESAPVEPLFADPKHPYTNGLLESIPGGQVGEKLTTIEGSVPTPNEEPTYCRFAPRCPKAFDECEAVHPEPVPIDGDTDDHTAACLLYPEDESTEAAIARHRGRTERGDSK encoded by the coding sequence ATGCCGACCGACGAGCGCTCCGGCCCGACCGGCACGTCCGGGTCGACCGCCGCGGGTGCGGAGGGAGACGGCGATCCGCTCATCGACGTCCGAAACCTCCAGACGACCTTCTTCACCGACAAGGAGACGATCCGCGCGGTCGACGAGATCAGCTTCACGATCAACCCCGGCGAGACGGTCGGTATCGTCGGCGAGTCCGGCAGCGGTAAAAGCGTCACCGCGCGGTCGCTGATGGGGCTGATCGAGTCGCCCGGCCGCGTGCTGGAGGGGAGCAGCGTCCGGTACCGCGACGTCGCGACCGTCCGGGAGTTCGCCGGCGAGTACCCGGGGCGGACGGTCGCCGTCGACGACCTCGCGGCGAGGTACGACCCGGACGCGGTGTTCGACCGGACGGACGCGACGCCGCGGGAGTTCGGGTACGCCGCTCCCGAGGACGTCCCATTGGTCGACGTCCTCGCCGCCGGCTACGGCGACGAGGTCGGCCTCACGGACGGCGACGACTGCGTGTTCGTTCTGGAGGGCGATCCGGACGACCCGAGTGCCATCCGCCGCGGCTTCGTCGAGCTCACGCGCGTCTCGGGCGAGGTCCAACGGAAGATGCGGGGCGGCCGCATCTCGATGGTGTTTCAGGACCCGCTCACGAGCCTCAATCCGGTGTACACGGTCGGCAACCAGATCAAGGAGGCGCTCCGGCTCCATCAGGGTATCACGGGTCAGGAGGCCACCCAGGAGGCGGCCGACCTCCTCGAAGCGGTGGGGATCCCCGACGCCCGGCGTCGGGTCAACGAGTACCCCCACCAGTTCTCCGGCGGGATGCGCCAGCGCGCCGTGATCGCGATGGCGCTCGCCTGCGAGCCGGACATGCTGATCTGCGACGAGCCGACGACCGCGCTCGACGTGACGATACAGGCGCAGATCCTCGACCTGATAGCTGACATTCAGGAGACCCGCGACGTCGCGGTGATGTTCATCACCCACGACATGGGCGTGATAGCCGACGTCTCCGACCGGGTGAACGTGATGTACGCCGGTGAAATCGTCGAGTCCGCCCCCGTCGAACCGCTGTTCGCGGACCCGAAACACCCGTACACCAACGGGCTGCTCGAGTCCATTCCGGGCGGACAGGTCGGCGAAAAGCTCACGACGATCGAGGGCAGCGTGCCGACCCCGAACGAGGAGCCGACGTACTGCCGGTTCGCGCCGCGGTGTCCCAAGGCGTTCGACGAGTGCGAGGCGGTACACCCCGAACCGGTGCCGATCGACGGCGACACCGACGACCACACGGCGGCGTGCCTCCTCTATCCGGAGGACGAATCGACCGAGGCGGCGATCGCCCGTCATCGCGGGCGAACGGAGCGAGGTGACAGTAAATGA
- a CDS encoding GTP-binding protein codes for MSADRSALRRAIERGERDGGAIEFKERLTREVHLADGRMESLVAQLRHRVLSGDGEATYVLGVTDDGGLAGVDPEAFSETMDVLSLLADEADAHIADVETWSAGSGGDADDAGLVGLATLRDGGVFEADEDHLVVGTAGHVDHGKSTLVGTLVTGRADDGQGGTRGFLDVQPHEVERGLSADLSYAVYGFVDDADEPVRMDNPHRKADRAGVVEEADRLVSFVDTVGHEPWLRTTIRGLVGQKLDYGLLVVAADDGPTKTTREHLGILLATELPTVVAITKADAVSDDRLADVEREVESMLRDAGQTPLLIDRHGVDTAVAEVGDGVVPLLRTSAVTKEGIETLDRLFERLPKRATPDRETFRLYVDRSYKVTGVGAVASGTVNSGTVESGDELLLGPMPDGSFREVEVRSIEMHYHRVDKATAGRIVGIALKGVDESEIQRGMALVPRGSEPEPVREFDAEVMVLNHPTRIQEGYEPVVHLETLSEAAAFFPENGRLLPGDTGRARVRFKFRPYLIEEGQRFVFREGSSKGVGTVVSTGER; via the coding sequence ATGAGCGCTGATAGGTCCGCCCTCCGGCGGGCCATCGAGCGCGGCGAGCGGGACGGCGGCGCCATCGAGTTCAAGGAGCGACTGACGCGCGAGGTCCACCTGGCCGACGGGCGCATGGAGTCGCTCGTGGCGCAGCTCCGCCACCGCGTCCTCTCCGGCGACGGCGAGGCGACCTACGTCCTCGGTGTCACCGACGACGGGGGGCTCGCCGGCGTCGACCCCGAGGCCTTCTCGGAGACGATGGACGTGCTGTCGCTTTTAGCCGACGAGGCGGACGCCCACATCGCCGACGTCGAGACGTGGAGCGCCGGCTCCGGCGGCGACGCCGACGACGCGGGGCTCGTCGGGCTCGCGACGCTGCGGGACGGTGGCGTTTTCGAGGCCGACGAGGACCACCTCGTCGTCGGCACCGCCGGCCACGTCGACCACGGGAAGTCAACGCTCGTCGGCACGCTCGTCACCGGACGCGCCGACGACGGGCAGGGCGGCACGCGCGGCTTCCTCGACGTCCAACCGCACGAGGTCGAGCGCGGCCTCTCGGCGGACCTCTCGTACGCGGTGTACGGCTTCGTCGACGACGCCGACGAGCCGGTCCGCATGGACAACCCCCACCGCAAGGCCGACCGCGCCGGGGTCGTCGAGGAGGCGGACCGGCTCGTCTCATTCGTCGACACCGTCGGCCACGAGCCGTGGCTCCGGACGACGATCCGCGGGCTGGTCGGCCAGAAGCTCGACTACGGACTCCTCGTCGTCGCCGCCGACGACGGCCCGACGAAGACGACCCGCGAGCACCTCGGGATCCTCCTCGCCACCGAGCTCCCGACCGTCGTCGCGATCACGAAGGCGGACGCCGTGAGCGACGACCGGCTCGCCGACGTCGAGCGCGAGGTCGAGTCGATGCTCCGGGACGCTGGCCAGACGCCGCTCCTCATCGACCGCCACGGGGTCGACACCGCGGTCGCGGAGGTCGGCGACGGGGTCGTCCCCCTGCTGCGAACCAGCGCGGTGACGAAAGAGGGGATCGAGACGCTCGACCGCCTGTTCGAGCGCCTCCCGAAGCGCGCGACGCCCGACCGCGAGACGTTCCGGCTGTACGTCGACCGCAGCTACAAGGTGACGGGCGTGGGCGCCGTTGCCTCCGGGACGGTGAACTCGGGGACCGTCGAGAGCGGCGACGAACTCCTGCTCGGGCCCATGCCAGACGGCTCCTTCCGCGAGGTGGAGGTGCGGTCGATTGAGATGCACTACCACCGGGTTGATAAGGCGACCGCGGGCCGGATCGTCGGCATCGCGCTGAAAGGCGTCGACGAGTCGGAGATCCAGCGCGGGATGGCGCTGGTTCCCCGCGGGAGCGAACCGGAGCCGGTCCGCGAGTTCGACGCCGAGGTGATGGTGTTGAACCACCCGACCCGGATTCAGGAGGGGTACGAGCCGGTGGTCCACCTCGAAACCCTGTCCGAGGCGGCCGCGTTCTTCCCGGAGAACGGGCGACTGCTCCCGGGCGACACGGGCCGGGCGCGCGTTCGGTTCAAGTTCCGACCGTACCTGATCGAGGAGGGACAGCGGTTCGTCTTCCGCGAGGGGTCGAGCAAGGGCGTCGGCACCGTGGTCTCGACGGGCGAACGGTGA
- a CDS encoding DUF6293 family protein — MDTSVPSVAERRVHVVPLGYERDRIVEPLRRHGADVAYLLVDAPDRDGARGDVDFEAASASDPGYTRVEPDELTDYQRDAWTAIAEFAAVRPIPVSLADVYDVLGVTTTVAARHQSGAEDGDRLFGNVSTGPRIAAVGVAMACMIVGARPYSVEPERHRHDPREEPLTEGVQRTVDLPIYPMDAPTTDQVAVLGRLHERAEGNLTTDKWNLIEWARERDLTFLREAGESRTAKYRALETHVLSPLRERGYVELEDIGRSDTVRITETGRRVFFAFKHKIDES; from the coding sequence ATGGACACCTCGGTCCCCAGCGTCGCCGAACGCCGCGTCCACGTGGTCCCGCTCGGCTACGAGCGCGACCGGATCGTCGAACCCCTCCGCCGCCACGGCGCCGACGTCGCGTACCTGCTCGTCGACGCCCCCGACCGCGACGGGGCCCGCGGCGACGTGGACTTCGAGGCGGCGAGCGCCTCGGACCCCGGTTACACCCGGGTCGAACCCGATGAACTCACCGACTACCAGCGCGACGCGTGGACGGCCATCGCGGAGTTCGCCGCGGTCCGTCCGATCCCCGTCTCGCTCGCGGACGTGTACGACGTGCTCGGTGTGACGACGACCGTCGCGGCCCGCCACCAGTCCGGTGCGGAGGACGGCGACCGGCTCTTCGGGAACGTCTCGACGGGGCCGCGGATCGCCGCGGTCGGCGTCGCGATGGCCTGTATGATCGTCGGCGCGCGGCCCTACAGCGTCGAGCCGGAGCGCCACCGCCACGACCCGCGCGAGGAGCCGCTCACCGAGGGCGTCCAGCGCACCGTCGACCTCCCGATCTACCCGATGGACGCCCCGACGACCGACCAAGTCGCGGTGCTCGGTCGGCTCCACGAGCGCGCCGAGGGGAACCTGACCACGGACAAGTGGAACCTGATCGAGTGGGCGCGCGAGCGCGACCTCACGTTCCTCCGCGAGGCGGGCGAGAGCCGGACGGCGAAGTACCGCGCCCTAGAGACGCACGTGCTCTCGCCGCTGCGCGAGCGCGGCTACGTCGAACTGGAGGACATCGGGCGCTCCGACACCGTCCGGATCACGGAGACCGGTCGCCGCGTCTTCTTCGCGTTCAAACACAAGATAGACGAGTCGTGA
- a CDS encoding transcription initiation factor IIB family protein, giving the protein MSEARSTRTRTPRTETDDVATADRAAAAEQVPADDETETTEETGDHETCPECGGRTRVESAERVCADCGLVVEADRIDHGPEWRSFDDDDTDPKRTGAPLTRSRHDRGLSTEIGRSTKVKGRKRRRLARMRTQHNRAQISTKRDRNKVYAYTEIRRLTGVMGLPDSVRDAACALFDSAQDESLLRGRSLEGFAAACVYVACRTADVARTVGEVCAEAKATEDEHQAAFDAMNRELGLPIAPSGPAEYLPRFASDLGCDPAVERRAGELAERAVEEGIANGRNPVGVAAACLYTAARELDAEYTQQEAADVADVTPVTVRRTYVDLTEE; this is encoded by the coding sequence ATGAGTGAGGCACGCTCGACTCGAACCCGCACGCCCCGCACCGAGACCGACGACGTCGCGACCGCCGACCGCGCCGCGGCCGCGGAGCAGGTCCCGGCAGATGACGAGACCGAAACGACCGAAGAGACCGGCGACCACGAGACCTGCCCGGAGTGCGGCGGTCGCACGCGCGTCGAGAGCGCGGAGCGCGTCTGTGCCGACTGCGGGCTGGTCGTCGAGGCCGATCGGATCGACCACGGGCCGGAGTGGCGGTCGTTCGACGACGACGACACGGACCCCAAACGCACCGGCGCGCCGCTGACGCGCTCCCGCCACGACCGCGGCCTCTCGACGGAGATCGGGCGGTCGACGAAGGTGAAGGGCCGCAAGCGCCGGCGGCTCGCCCGGATGCGGACCCAGCACAACCGCGCGCAGATCTCGACGAAGCGCGACCGCAACAAGGTGTACGCCTACACCGAGATCCGGCGGCTCACCGGCGTCATGGGGCTGCCGGACAGCGTGCGCGACGCCGCCTGCGCGCTGTTCGACTCCGCGCAGGACGAGAGCCTGCTGCGCGGGCGCTCGCTGGAGGGCTTCGCGGCCGCCTGCGTCTACGTCGCCTGCCGGACCGCCGACGTCGCCCGCACCGTCGGGGAGGTGTGCGCCGAGGCGAAGGCGACGGAAGACGAGCATCAGGCCGCCTTCGACGCGATGAACCGCGAACTCGGCCTCCCGATCGCGCCGAGCGGCCCGGCGGAGTACCTCCCGCGGTTCGCCAGCGACCTCGGCTGCGACCCCGCCGTCGAGCGCCGCGCGGGAGAGCTGGCCGAGCGCGCCGTCGAGGAGGGGATCGCCAACGGCCGCAACCCGGTCGGCGTCGCCGCCGCCTGCCTCTACACCGCGGCCCGCGAACTGGACGCGGAGTACACCCAGCAGGAGGCCGCCGACGTGGCCGACGTGACGCCGGTGACCGTCCGGCGGACGTACGTCGACCTGACCGAGGAGTAA
- a CDS encoding ParA family protein, with protein sequence MQATTLALVGATGGAGTTRTAVELAAMGARDGDDVAVVDAAFTTQGLSEYVAGRIDPDLTALLTDDPDAALSAAAYPLAGTGGDAEWSGSGTAGSRGDGSEGDAPDLSGRVDAIPARSPFERVARAKTAEAARKLERRIDEAATTYDAVVVDAAPVGSNEAVAAATSVDRAVAVRPATAHGRDAAQRLRGRIADVGGSLDATLAVERPGSGGDGGDDDPDDGDAGVVRVPATDPAVGAAPTAAGEDGAYARAMAAAYETAFDASLGVEFPEKGLIDRFTP encoded by the coding sequence ATGCAGGCGACGACGCTCGCGCTCGTCGGGGCGACCGGGGGCGCGGGAACGACGCGGACCGCGGTCGAACTGGCGGCGATGGGCGCGCGCGACGGCGACGACGTCGCGGTCGTCGACGCCGCGTTCACGACCCAGGGCCTTTCAGAGTACGTGGCCGGCCGGATCGATCCGGACCTCACCGCGCTCCTCACGGACGACCCGGACGCGGCGCTGTCGGCGGCGGCGTACCCTCTCGCCGGGACCGGCGGGGACGCCGAGTGGTCCGGATCCGGCACCGCCGGGAGCAGAGGCGACGGGAGCGAGGGCGACGCGCCGGACCTCTCGGGACGCGTCGACGCGATACCCGCGAGGTCGCCGTTCGAGCGCGTCGCGCGGGCGAAGACCGCGGAGGCCGCCCGGAAGTTGGAGCGGCGGATCGACGAGGCGGCGACGACGTACGACGCGGTGGTCGTCGACGCCGCGCCGGTCGGCTCGAACGAGGCGGTCGCGGCCGCGACGAGCGTCGACCGCGCGGTCGCGGTCAGGCCGGCGACGGCCCACGGGCGCGATGCCGCCCAGCGACTCCGCGGGCGGATCGCCGATGTCGGCGGGAGCCTCGACGCGACGCTCGCGGTCGAGCGCCCCGGTTCCGGCGGCGACGGAGGCGACGACGACCCCGACGACGGCGACGCCGGCGTCGTCCGCGTGCCGGCGACGGACCCCGCGGTGGGGGCCGCGCCGACCGCGGCGGGCGAGGACGGCGCGTACGCGCGGGCGATGGCGGCCGCCTACGAGACCGCGTTCGACGCGTCTCTCGGCGTGGAGTTCCCGGAGAAAGGACTGATCGACCGGTTCACACCCTGA
- a CDS encoding HIT family protein → MSDDCVFCSIVAGDIPARTVYETDSVLAFLDANPLARGHTLVIPKSHAQHVGDLDAALAGDLFDAVASLTPKIQDAVDADGANVGVNDGEAAGQEVPHVHAHVVPRFEGDGGAPIHAVAGERPDLSDDELDDVADEVAAAIDR, encoded by the coding sequence ATGTCCGACGACTGCGTCTTCTGTTCGATCGTCGCCGGCGACATCCCGGCGCGAACGGTGTACGAGACCGACTCGGTGCTGGCGTTCCTGGACGCGAACCCCCTCGCTCGCGGGCACACGCTCGTGATCCCCAAGTCGCACGCGCAGCACGTCGGTGACCTCGACGCCGCCCTCGCGGGCGACCTGTTCGACGCGGTCGCGTCGCTGACGCCGAAGATCCAGGACGCGGTCGACGCCGACGGCGCGAACGTCGGCGTCAACGACGGCGAGGCGGCCGGCCAGGAGGTCCCGCACGTCCACGCCCACGTGGTGCCGCGGTTCGAGGGGGACGGCGGCGCGCCGATCCACGCGGTGGCAGGCGAGCGGCCCGACCTCTCGGACGACGAACTCGACGACGTCGCGGACGAGGTCGCGGCCGCGATCGACAGGTAG